A genomic segment from Cervus elaphus chromosome 14, mCerEla1.1, whole genome shotgun sequence encodes:
- the GPR37L1 gene encoding G-protein coupled receptor 37-like 1 → MQWLWPLGISLAVALAAGPERAPGGVRLHQGGHQPVAQEQPDRSRQGAEWEDAKGLQQYVPEGWAEYPRPIRPATPQPTQPRVAASPSPDQVRAAGGSGQEPRGNVTGTPGQRLQVQNPLYPVTERSYGAYAVLLLALVLFAVGIVGSLAVMCIVWHSYYLKSAWNSILASLALWDFLVLFFCLPVVTFHEITKQRLLGAVSCRAVPFVEVSSLGVTTFSLCALGIDRFHVATSTLPKARPIEPCPSILAKLAVIWVGSMTLAAPELLLWQLVREPSAAAGTVDACVMKPSAHLPESLYSLVLTYQNARMWWSFGCYFCLPVLFTVTCQLVTWRVRGPPGRKPESRPGPQEPPGGRPSSTVAGLAAVHALCALPENVCNVVAAYLSAALTRQTLELLGLVTQFSTFFKAAVTPLLLLCVSRPLGRAFLDCCCCCCSEGCGRPADPSGPRAKLHTELSASGYFHKPREAPPLLALGTPC, encoded by the exons ATGCAGTGGCTATGGCCGCTGGGCATCTCCCTCGCCGTGGCGCTGGCAGCCGGGCCCGAAAGGGCCCCTGGGGGGGTCCGCCTGCACCAGGGTGGGCACCAGCCTGTGGCCCAGGAGCAGCCGGACCGGTCCAGGCAAGGAGCTGAGTGGGAGGATGCCAAGGGGTTGCAGCAGTACGTGCCCGAGGGGTGGGCTGAGTACCCCCGGCCCATCCGCCCAGCCACCCCACAGCCCACCCAGCCCCGGGTGgccgccagcccctccccggaCCAGGTCAGGGCCgctgggggcagtgggcaggAGCCCCGGGGCAACGTGACGGGGACGCCCGGCCAGCGCCTGCAGGTGCAGAACCCCCTCTACCCGGTGACCGAGCGCTCCTACGGGGCCTACGCCGTCCTGCTGCTGGCCCTGGTGCTGTTCGCCGTGGGCATCGTGGGCAGCCTGGCGGTCATGTGCATCGTGTGGCACAGCTATTACCTGAAAAGCGCCTGGAACTCCATCCTGGCCAGCCTGGCGCTCTGGGACTTCCTggtcctcttcttctgcctcccTGTCGTCACCTTCCACGAGATCACCAAGCAGAGGCTGCTTGGCGCGGTGTCCTGCAGAGCGGTGCCCTTCGTGGAG GTCTCCTCCCTGGGCGTCACCACCTTCAGCCTCTGTGCCTTGGGCATCGATCGCTTCCACGTGGCCACCAGCACCCTGCCCAAGGCCAGGCCCATCGAGCCGTGCCCGTCCATCCTGGCCAAGCTGGCGGTCATCTGGGTGGGCTCCATGACGCTGGCGGCGCCCGAGCTCCTGCTGTGGCAGCTGGTGCGGGAGCCCAGCGCTGCCGCGGGCACCGTGGATGCGTGCGTCATGAAGCCCTCAGCCCACCTGCCCGAGTCGCTCTACTCACTGGTCCTGACCTACCAGAACGCCCGCATGTGGTGGTCCTTTGGCTGCTACTTCTGCCTGCCCGTGCTCTTCACCGTCACCTGCCAACTGGTGACGTGGCGGGTGCGGGGCCCGCCGGGCAGGAAGCCCGAGAGCCGGCCAGGCCCGCAGGAGCCACCGGGGGGCCGGCCCAGCAGCACCGTGGCGGGCCTGGCCGCTGTGCACGCCCTCTGCGCCCTCCCCGAGAACGTGTGCAACGTCGTGGCCGCCTACCTGTCGGCCGCGCTCACGCGCCAGACCCTGGAGCTGCTGGGCCTGGTCACACAGTTCTCCACCTTCTTCAAGGCGGCCGTCACGCCGCTGCTGCTCCTGTGCGTGAGCCGCCCGCTGGGCCGCGCCTTcctggactgctgctgctgctgctgcagcgaGGGCTGCGGCCGGCCGGCGGACCCCAGCGGCCCCCGCGCCAAGCTGCACACAGAGCTGTCTGCCTCCGGCTACTTCCACAAGCCCCGCGAGGCGCCGCCGCTCCTGGCCCTGGGCACGCCCTGCTGA